The Gammaproteobacteria bacterium genome has a window encoding:
- a CDS encoding ribulose bisphosphate carboxylase small subunit, producing the protein MKITQGTFSFLPDLSDDEIRAQIQYCLSNKWAVSVEFTDDPHPRNTYWEMWDLPMFDLKDPAGIMLEVNACRKAYPNHYIRVLAFDNKRGVESVTLSFIVNRPSYEPGFGLTRQEVNGRNIRYTVHSYATDNPEGERYSYS; encoded by the coding sequence ATGAAAATCACACAAGGCACCTTTTCGTTCTTGCCGGATCTCAGCGACGATGAGATTCGCGCACAGATTCAATACTGTTTAAGCAACAAGTGGGCGGTCAGCGTGGAATTTACCGACGATCCGCACCCGCGTAATACCTACTGGGAGATGTGGGATTTGCCGATGTTTGATCTCAAGGATCCGGCGGGCATCATGCTGGAGGTGAACGCCTGCCGCAAAGCCTACCCCAATCACTATATCCGGGTGTTGGCCTTTGACAACAAACGCGGCGTCGAAAGCGTGACACTGTCGTTCATCGTCAACCGCCCGTCGTACGAGCCGGGTTTTGGTCTCACGCGCCAGGAGGTCAATGGCCGCAACATTCGTTACACCGTGCACTCTTACGCCACCGATAACCCAGAGGGTGAGCGCTATAGTTACTCATAA
- a CDS encoding 4a-hydroxytetrahydrobiopterin dehydratase, translating to MPTQAPPPAGKRATNPLLFRRFEFEGYSATRAFLDALEGLSKDLGYYPDLGFASKYVNVTVQARDGSALAPADYEFAARVTALAGTP from the coding sequence CTGCCGACACAAGCGCCGCCCCCGGCCGGGAAGCGCGCGACAAACCCCCTCCTGTTTCGCCGTTTCGAGTTTGAAGGCTACTCTGCGACACGCGCCTTTCTCGATGCCCTGGAGGGCTTGTCGAAGGATCTGGGTTATTACCCGGATTTGGGTTTTGCCTCCAAATACGTCAACGTGACGGTGCAGGCGCGTGACGGCAGCGCGCTGGCGCCGGCCGACTACGAATTCGCCGCGCGGGTCACGGCGCTTGCCGGTACGCCATAG
- a CDS encoding transcriptional regulator has translation MKAVKKVEVVVESVAVPQVLALLERHGFPSYTMIPGAYGKGDRGESLGGVSGEFNNSYLVIVCDAERVNDLVELIRPVLKRFGGVSLVSDALWVKH, from the coding sequence ATGAAGGCAGTTAAAAAGGTCGAGGTGGTTGTTGAGTCGGTGGCCGTGCCGCAAGTGCTGGCTTTGCTCGAGAGGCACGGTTTTCCCAGCTACACCATGATTCCCGGCGCTTATGGCAAAGGTGATCGGGGCGAGAGTCTGGGCGGGGTGAGCGGCGAGTTCAATAACAGTTATCTGGTCATCGTCTGTGACGCGGAACGGGTAAATGATCTGGTGGAGTTGATCCGCCCGGTGCTGAAGCGCTTTGGCGGTGTGTCACTGGTGTCTGATGCGTTGTGGGTGAAGCACTAA
- a CDS encoding sodium-dependent bicarbonate transport family permease, with the protein MLGGLLIPAVLFFALGMVAHLVRSDLKFPELAKGLSIYLLLGIGLHGGMELAKADLGAALEAVAAAFALGILLPLIAYAILRWLGHMDTLNSAAIAAHYGSVSAGTFLTTLAFLETQNITHETYPVIMLAIMESPAIIIGLLLAKLTRPRDSTSDADGGQTVGQLVHEAVTNGSVILLFGGIAVGAFALSDGLQKIMPFYDGIFMGVLSLFLLEMGMEAAKRIGEFRRMGMFLVGFGIIMPLIGAAFGLVTGHYLLGFSPGGTMLVAILAASASYIAVPSAMRLAIPEANPSFYLTLSLGVTFPFNVIVGIPLYWEASLWMAR; encoded by the coding sequence ATGTTGGGCGGCCTGCTGATTCCGGCGGTATTGTTTTTCGCGCTCGGTATGGTGGCGCACCTGGTGCGTTCGGACTTGAAGTTTCCCGAACTGGCCAAGGGCCTGTCGATTTATCTGCTGCTGGGCATCGGCCTGCACGGCGGCATGGAGCTGGCCAAGGCGGATTTAGGAGCGGCACTCGAAGCCGTGGCAGCGGCCTTTGCCTTGGGTATCCTGCTGCCGCTCATCGCCTACGCGATACTGCGCTGGCTGGGGCACATGGACACACTCAACTCTGCTGCGATTGCCGCGCACTATGGTTCAGTGAGCGCCGGCACATTTTTGACCACGCTGGCCTTTCTGGAAACGCAAAACATCACGCATGAGACCTACCCGGTGATCATGCTCGCCATCATGGAGTCGCCAGCCATCATTATCGGCTTGCTGCTCGCCAAGCTGACACGCCCGCGTGACAGTACGTCTGATGCCGATGGCGGCCAGACGGTGGGTCAGTTGGTACACGAAGCCGTTACCAATGGCAGCGTGATCCTGCTGTTTGGCGGTATTGCAGTGGGCGCGTTCGCCCTGTCCGATGGCCTGCAAAAGATTATGCCGTTCTACGACGGGATATTCATGGGCGTGTTGTCCCTGTTTCTGCTCGAGATGGGCATGGAGGCGGCCAAACGCATTGGGGAGTTCCGCCGCATGGGGATGTTTCTGGTGGGTTTCGGCATCATCATGCCGCTGATCGGGGCAGCGTTTGGTCTGGTTACCGGTCACTACCTGCTCGGCTTCAGCCCCGGCGGCACGATGCTGGTGGCCATTTTGGCAGCGAGTGCATCCTATATCGCGGTACCGTCCGCCATGCGGCTCGCGATTCCTGAGGCGAATCCCTCCTTTTATCTGACGCTGTCGCTCGGTGTGACGTTTCCTTTCAATGTGATAGTCGGGATACCGCTCTACTGGGAGGCATCGCTGTGGATGGCGCGTTGA